A region from the Gemmatimonadota bacterium genome encodes:
- a CDS encoding aspartate aminotransferase family protein: MSIVEDLDRQLATTYTRRTAASRELYERAQRVLPGGDTRTGTFFLPYPTFMDRGEGCELVDVDGNRYVDFLGNFTSLIHGHAEPRIAAAIAEQARRGTVMGYPTEAQVALAELLVERVPSVERVRFCNSGTEAVMNAIRGARAFTGRRMIVKVEGGYNGAYDAAQVSVTPGFHSPPYPSGIADGPGVSPGIVSEVLVTPFNDLETLRWILERYGRDVAAVLVEPMVSYAGMLRPDDGYLQGVVDAAHAVGALAIFDEIVTFRVGYGGLQGLAGVAPDLTTFAKIIGGGLPVGAFGGREEVMAVFDPRREGGVSHSGTFNGNNATMAAGLEAMRMWTPLAIARLDQLGERLRRGLQREIDVREVLGYVQGMGSLCHVHYCTGPVRTYRDALRSPKHCARLMHLGLLTRGFLWASRGMTALNTAITEAEVDALCVAFGEVLDLGRDIFPRVGSTEPAMANA; the protein is encoded by the coding sequence ATGTCGATCGTCGAGGACCTCGACCGCCAGCTCGCTACCACGTACACCCGACGCACTGCGGCGTCCCGCGAGCTGTACGAGCGGGCCCAACGGGTGCTCCCCGGTGGGGACACGCGCACCGGGACCTTCTTCCTCCCGTACCCGACCTTCATGGACCGTGGGGAGGGGTGCGAGCTCGTCGATGTGGATGGCAACCGGTATGTCGATTTCCTCGGCAACTTCACGTCGCTCATCCACGGCCATGCGGAGCCGCGCATTGCGGCGGCGATCGCCGAACAGGCCCGCCGGGGCACTGTGATGGGATACCCCACCGAGGCGCAGGTCGCGCTCGCCGAGCTGCTGGTGGAGCGCGTGCCGTCCGTGGAACGGGTGCGGTTCTGTAACAGCGGCACCGAAGCCGTCATGAATGCCATCCGCGGTGCGCGCGCCTTCACCGGGCGTCGGATGATCGTGAAGGTCGAGGGGGGATACAACGGTGCCTACGACGCCGCCCAGGTCTCGGTCACCCCGGGGTTCCATTCTCCGCCATATCCCAGCGGGATCGCGGATGGACCCGGCGTCTCACCCGGCATCGTGAGCGAAGTGCTGGTCACGCCGTTCAACGACCTCGAGACCTTGCGCTGGATCCTCGAGCGGTACGGGCGTGACGTGGCCGCCGTCCTGGTGGAACCGATGGTCTCCTACGCGGGGATGCTGCGGCCGGACGACGGGTACCTGCAAGGCGTCGTTGACGCGGCCCATGCGGTCGGGGCGCTGGCCATCTTTGATGAGATCGTCACGTTCCGCGTGGGATACGGTGGCTTGCAGGGTCTGGCGGGGGTCGCGCCAGACCTGACGACCTTTGCCAAGATCATTGGGGGTGGCCTGCCGGTCGGCGCGTTCGGGGGGCGGGAGGAGGTGATGGCGGTCTTCGATCCCCGTCGCGAAGGGGGCGTGTCCCACAGCGGGACCTTCAACGGGAACAACGCCACCATGGCGGCGGGGCTGGAGGCGATGCGGATGTGGACCCCGCTGGCCATTGCTCGCCTGGATCAGCTTGGTGAGCGATTGCGCCGTGGACTGCAGCGAGAGATCGACGTCCGCGAGGTGCTGGGCTACGTGCAGGGGATGGGGTCGCTCTGCCATGTGCATTACTGCACCGGTCCGGTTCGGACCTATCGCGACGCGCTGCGGTCTCCCAAACACTGCGCCCGTCTCATGCATCTGGGACTCCTCACCCGCGGCTTCTTGTGGGCATCCCGAGGGATGACGGCGTTGAATACGGCGATCACGGAGGCCGAGGTCGATGCCCTGTGCGTCGCCTTCGGGGAGGTGCTCGACCTGGGGCGCGACATCTTTCCCCGTGTGGGGTCGACCGAGCCAGCGATGGCGAATGCCTGA
- the infA gene encoding translation initiation factor IF-1 has protein sequence MAKQDAIELEGTVTEVLPNATFLVTLPGGHDVLATLGGKLRQHRIRILAGDIVKLEVSPYDLNRGRITFRYTKPPQHGS, from the coding sequence ATGGCGAAACAGGACGCGATCGAGCTGGAAGGAACCGTCACCGAAGTCCTCCCCAACGCGACGTTCCTGGTGACCCTCCCCGGAGGACACGACGTCCTCGCCACACTCGGCGGCAAGCTCCGGCAACATCGCATCCGCATCCTCGCCGGTGACATCGTCAAGCTCGAGGTCTCACCCTACGACCTGAACCGCGGACGCATCACCTTTCGCTACACCAAGCCGCCGCAGCACGGGTCGTAG
- a CDS encoding M20/M25/M40 family metallo-hydrolase — protein MTPQRASLLALAAALVSSSVAAQPLVDRYRPAADRIIAAALADSAAWKRVAELTERFGHRFSGSASLEQAIDWIQVQMKSDGLDNVRGEPVMVPHWVRGRESIELVSPRRELLPMLGLGGSIGTPAAGITADVMVVATFDELKARAAEARGKIVLFNAPFTNYGATVAYRRNGAVEAARVGAVASVIRSVTPYSMRTPHTGSMAYDSAVRKIPHAAIAPEDADMIARMIARGDRVRLKVTMGARTLPDVMSRNVIGELRGTERPEEVVVMGGHIDSWDVGRGAMDDAGGVVAAWEGIRLLKALGLRPRRTIRVVGWTNEENGMRGGNAYRDAHRAQARNHVLMMESDGGVFSPRGFGFTGTDSAFAIIQQVGRLLEGIGAGAITRGGGGADIGPMMELGVPGMGLNVDDTKYFWYHHTNADTIDKMSPREVALSTAVMAIMAYVVADMPDRLPGAAR, from the coding sequence GTGACGCCCCAACGTGCCTCCCTGCTCGCCCTTGCCGCCGCCCTCGTGTCTTCCTCCGTGGCCGCGCAGCCCCTGGTCGACCGCTACCGACCGGCGGCAGACCGCATCATCGCGGCCGCGCTCGCGGACAGCGCCGCCTGGAAGCGCGTTGCCGAGTTGACGGAGCGGTTCGGGCATCGCTTCAGCGGCAGCGCCAGCCTCGAGCAGGCGATCGACTGGATCCAGGTGCAGATGAAGTCCGACGGGCTGGACAACGTGCGCGGTGAACCGGTCATGGTGCCGCACTGGGTTCGTGGACGCGAGTCCATTGAGCTGGTCTCACCGCGTCGGGAGTTACTTCCCATGCTGGGCCTCGGCGGTTCGATCGGGACGCCGGCAGCAGGAATCACCGCCGACGTCATGGTGGTCGCGACCTTCGACGAACTGAAGGCACGCGCCGCCGAGGCCCGCGGAAAGATCGTATTGTTCAATGCTCCGTTCACGAATTACGGCGCGACGGTTGCGTACCGCCGGAACGGCGCCGTGGAGGCCGCGCGGGTCGGTGCCGTGGCCTCCGTGATCCGCTCGGTCACGCCGTACTCCATGCGGACACCACACACGGGCAGCATGGCCTATGACTCCGCCGTGCGGAAGATCCCGCACGCGGCGATCGCCCCGGAGGATGCCGACATGATCGCTCGCATGATCGCCCGCGGAGATCGCGTGCGGCTCAAGGTGACGATGGGGGCGCGGACCCTGCCCGACGTGATGTCGCGCAACGTGATCGGTGAGCTGCGGGGCACCGAGCGGCCGGAGGAGGTGGTCGTCATGGGCGGCCACATCGATTCCTGGGACGTGGGTCGCGGGGCGATGGACGATGCCGGGGGAGTGGTGGCGGCGTGGGAGGGGATTCGCCTCCTGAAGGCGCTCGGGCTGCGGCCGCGGCGCACGATTCGCGTGGTCGGATGGACGAACGAGGAAAACGGGATGCGCGGCGGGAACGCCTATCGCGACGCGCATCGCGCGCAGGCGCGCAACCATGTCCTGATGATGGAATCCGATGGCGGCGTCTTTTCCCCCCGTGGGTTCGGCTTTACCGGGACGGATTCTGCCTTCGCGATCATCCAGCAGGTCGGCCGCCTGCTCGAGGGGATCGGTGCCGGCGCGATCACCCGGGGCGGAGGGGGCGCAGACATCGGCCCGATGATGGAACTCGGGGTTCCTGGCATGGGGCTGAACGTTGATGACACGAAATACTTCTGGTACCACCACACGAATGCCGACACGATCGACAAGATGTCCCCGCGGGAGGTGGCCCTGTCGACGGCGGTGATGGCCATCATGGCGTACGTGGTGGCGGACATGCCGGATCGCCTGCCGGGGGCGGCCCGCTAG
- a CDS encoding peptidylprolyl isomerase: MITRFVLLVALAAMGACARRASLRDPGAAAYTRTAPDSFDVRMETTRGTMDVRLRRHWSPLGVDRFHALVRQRYFDDVAFHRVIRNYVAQFGIHGDTAVTRAWRGRSIQDEPVVAPNRKGTISYARGGANSRSVQLFFNTVDNTPRLDTLNSFGFPPIGEVVAGMAVLDSLNWEYSGTRGGQTFPGPSQDSLSRVGNAYLRRSFPRLDYIVRARVVKRW, encoded by the coding sequence GTGATCACCCGATTCGTGCTCCTGGTCGCCTTGGCCGCGATGGGGGCGTGCGCGCGGCGTGCCTCCCTGCGCGATCCCGGCGCCGCGGCCTACACGCGGACTGCGCCCGACTCCTTCGACGTCCGCATGGAGACCACACGGGGCACGATGGACGTCCGCCTGCGGCGCCACTGGTCCCCGCTTGGCGTCGACCGGTTCCACGCCCTGGTCCGGCAGCGGTACTTCGACGACGTGGCGTTCCACCGCGTGATACGGAACTACGTGGCGCAGTTCGGGATCCATGGTGACACGGCGGTGACCCGCGCCTGGCGTGGCCGCTCCATCCAGGACGAGCCCGTTGTCGCCCCCAATCGCAAGGGAACCATCTCCTACGCGCGTGGGGGAGCGAACTCGCGTTCCGTGCAGCTGTTCTTCAACACGGTCGACAACACCCCGCGCTTGGACACCCTGAACAGCTTCGGCTTTCCACCGATCGGAGAGGTCGTGGCGGGGATGGCGGTGCTCGATTCCCTCAACTGGGAGTACTCCGGGACGCGGGGTGGGCAGACCTTTCCGGGGCCGTCGCAGGACTCGCTCTCGCGCGTCGGGAACGCGTACCTCCGGCGCAGCTTTCCACGGCTCGATTACATCGTGCGCGCGCGGGTCGTCAAGCGCTGGTAG
- a CDS encoding P1 family peptidase codes for MNAQAARPRARELGVAPGVFTPGALNAITDVAGVTVGQVTVAEGDSVRTGVTAILPHGENPFLSRVPAAVHVGNGFGKLLGVTQLRELGELETPILLTCTLCVWKAADAMVEWMLARPGMQGVGSINPVVGETNDGVLNAIRSRPIRMEHVRAALEGARSGPVEEGAVGAGAGTVAFGWKGGIGTSSRVLPQSLGGYTVGVLVQSNFGGVLQVLGAPVGRELGQYAFRGGADDEVGDGSIMMVVATDAPLSDRNLGRVAARAIMGLSRTGSSASNGSGDYVIAFSTASDVRRQLPAPGTGNAPPRRNVEEVTNDAVSALFQAVVEATEEAIYNSMFKAVTVTSRGRTVEALPIDRVREILSKYGIR; via the coding sequence ATGAATGCTCAGGCGGCCCGCCCGCGGGCGCGCGAGCTGGGGGTGGCGCCGGGGGTGTTTACCCCGGGTGCCCTCAACGCCATTACGGACGTCGCTGGCGTGACGGTCGGCCAGGTGACCGTGGCCGAGGGCGACTCGGTGCGCACCGGGGTGACCGCGATCCTGCCCCACGGGGAGAACCCGTTCCTGAGTCGGGTGCCGGCGGCCGTGCACGTCGGCAACGGGTTCGGGAAGCTGCTCGGGGTGACCCAGCTTCGCGAACTCGGCGAACTCGAGACGCCGATCCTGCTCACGTGCACGCTTTGCGTGTGGAAGGCGGCGGACGCAATGGTCGAGTGGATGCTGGCGCGGCCGGGGATGCAGGGGGTGGGTTCGATCAACCCGGTGGTGGGGGAGACCAACGATGGTGTGCTGAACGCCATCCGGTCACGCCCGATCCGCATGGAGCATGTCCGCGCCGCGCTTGAGGGCGCGCGCTCCGGACCGGTGGAGGAGGGCGCCGTTGGGGCGGGGGCGGGCACCGTGGCCTTTGGGTGGAAAGGCGGCATCGGGACGTCGTCCCGGGTGTTGCCGCAATCGTTAGGCGGGTATACGGTCGGCGTCCTCGTGCAGTCCAACTTTGGTGGGGTGTTGCAGGTGCTCGGCGCGCCCGTCGGACGGGAACTCGGCCAATACGCGTTTCGTGGCGGGGCCGATGACGAGGTCGGGGACGGCTCCATCATGATGGTGGTGGCGACCGACGCACCGCTCTCGGACCGCAACCTCGGGCGGGTGGCCGCGCGGGCGATCATGGGATTGTCGCGGACGGGCTCGTCGGCCTCCAACGGGAGTGGCGACTACGTGATTGCCTTCTCCACGGCTTCCGACGTGCGCCGCCAGCTGCCGGCGCCGGGCACGGGGAACGCGCCGCCGCGCCGCAACGTGGAGGAAGTCACGAACGACGCGGTTTCCGCGCTCTTCCAGGCCGTCGTCGAGGCCACGGAGGAAGCGATCTACAACTCCATGTTCAAGGCGGTGACGGTGACCTCACGTGGCCGCACGGTGGAAGCGCTCCCGATCGACCGGGTGCGCGAGATCCTCTCGAAATACGGCATCCGGTGA
- a CDS encoding zinc metallopeptidase: MDPKGRSRDIEDRRGAGGGGGFGGIGGGGGMRRAGGLGMGGFIILLILSLIFKRDFISLAGGGGGAVPAGPAAQAPVQDAAEEPLVLRLGVVLDSVQDYWARALPAMGTQYPRATLVLFRGGTQTGGCGFGESAAGPFYCPADAKVYIDLDFLEELQQRFRAPGDFAQAYILAHEIGHHVQNVLGTSDQVRAAQQRNRGQANELSVRLELQADCYAGVWGHLAARQGWLEEGDLEEGLGAAAAVGDDRIQRQTTGRVSPESWTHGSSEQRMEWFTRGFRSGRPDACDTFGG, from the coding sequence ATTGACCCGAAAGGCCGAAGTCGCGACATCGAAGATCGTCGTGGCGCGGGCGGCGGCGGAGGCTTCGGCGGCATCGGGGGTGGGGGGGGGATGCGGCGCGCCGGCGGACTGGGGATGGGAGGGTTCATCATCCTCCTGATCCTGAGCCTGATCTTCAAGCGCGACTTCATTTCGCTCGCCGGCGGCGGCGGCGGGGCCGTGCCGGCTGGACCCGCGGCGCAAGCTCCGGTGCAGGACGCAGCGGAGGAGCCACTCGTGCTTCGGCTCGGTGTGGTGCTGGACTCCGTGCAGGACTACTGGGCGCGGGCGTTGCCGGCCATGGGGACGCAGTATCCACGCGCGACGCTCGTACTCTTTCGTGGTGGCACGCAGACTGGGGGGTGCGGGTTCGGGGAGTCGGCGGCGGGGCCGTTCTATTGTCCGGCCGATGCCAAGGTATACATCGACCTCGACTTCCTGGAGGAGTTGCAGCAGCGATTCCGGGCGCCCGGTGATTTTGCTCAGGCGTATATCCTCGCCCACGAGATCGGTCACCACGTGCAGAACGTGCTGGGGACGAGCGACCAGGTGCGGGCGGCGCAGCAGCGCAATCGCGGTCAGGCGAACGAATTGAGCGTTCGACTCGAGTTGCAGGCCGATTGTTATGCGGGGGTATGGGGGCACCTGGCAGCCCGGCAGGGCTGGCTCGAGGAGGGCGACCTCGAGGAAGGGCTGGGAGCGGCGGCCGCTGTGGGCGACGACCGGATCCAGCGCCAGACGACAGGGCGGGTGAGCCCTGAGAGCTGGACGCACGGCTCGTCGGAGCAGCGCATGGAGTGGTTTACGCGAGGATTCCGGAGTGGGCGCCCAGATGCCTGTGATACCTTTGGTGGTTAG
- a CDS encoding aminotransferase class I/II-fold pyridoxal phosphate-dependent enzyme: protein MPRPTARFAQLPAYPLAHIPARKRELIQRGVDVIDLGAGDADLPPPPAAVEALQRAATTPAMSRYGFNLGHVPYREAISGWMHERFGQSFDPLTEVVPLIGSKEGLAHIAFAYLGAGDVAVIPEPAYQAYLGGTLLSDALPQVYALRPRTRFLLELDELPGAVAARVRVVYLNYPNNPTTAIAPRDYLERVVRWCRERDALLVYDNAYSELAFDGYVPPSIFEVDGAREVAIEFHSLSKTYNMTGWRCGWAAGSAAVVGALAKVKTFVDTGAFMGVQAAGAAAIGSYREFVPGNVATFRERRDAAVAAFRANGFSVESPQATMYLWIPLPDGIPSARFAERLMDDEGVIVLPGSGFGAGGEGFFRISFIAPPDRLREAAARAGRVLAAMQATTG, encoded by the coding sequence ATGCCTCGTCCCACCGCGCGTTTTGCCCAGCTCCCGGCGTATCCGCTCGCCCATATCCCGGCCCGCAAGCGCGAGTTGATTCAACGTGGGGTCGACGTCATCGACCTGGGCGCCGGGGACGCGGACCTGCCCCCCCCACCGGCCGCCGTGGAGGCGCTCCAGCGCGCGGCGACGACCCCGGCGATGAGCCGCTATGGCTTCAACCTTGGGCATGTGCCCTATCGCGAGGCGATCAGCGGCTGGATGCATGAGCGATTTGGCCAGTCGTTCGATCCACTCACCGAGGTGGTGCCGCTGATCGGGTCCAAGGAGGGATTGGCCCACATCGCCTTTGCCTACCTCGGGGCCGGCGACGTGGCCGTGATTCCCGAGCCTGCCTACCAGGCATACCTCGGCGGGACCCTCCTGTCCGATGCGCTGCCGCAGGTGTACGCCCTGCGTCCACGCACGCGGTTCCTGCTGGAATTGGATGAATTGCCGGGGGCCGTCGCGGCGCGCGTGCGCGTGGTCTACCTCAACTATCCGAACAACCCGACCACGGCGATCGCGCCACGGGACTACCTGGAGCGCGTCGTCCGTTGGTGCCGCGAGCGCGACGCGCTCCTGGTGTACGACAATGCGTACTCGGAGCTGGCGTTCGACGGGTACGTGCCCCCGTCGATCTTTGAGGTGGACGGCGCGCGCGAGGTGGCGATCGAGTTTCACTCGCTCAGCAAGACCTACAACATGACGGGGTGGCGGTGTGGGTGGGCCGCGGGGAGTGCCGCCGTCGTGGGAGCGCTGGCGAAGGTGAAGACCTTTGTCGACACCGGGGCGTTCATGGGAGTGCAGGCGGCCGGTGCAGCGGCGATCGGGAGCTACCGGGAGTTTGTCCCGGGGAACGTCGCGACCTTCCGGGAGCGTCGCGATGCGGCGGTGGCGGCGTTTCGCGCGAACGGCTTCTCGGTGGAGTCGCCGCAGGCCACCATGTACCTGTGGATTCCACTCCCGGACGGGATCCCTTCCGCGCGTTTCGCCGAACGATTGATGGACGACGAAGGCGTGATCGTCCTTCCCGGGTCGGGATTCGGGGCAGGGGGAGAGGGGTTCTTCAGAATTTCCTTCATCGCCCCTCCGGATCGGCTGCGAGAGGCTGCCGCGCGCGCCGGTCGTGTGCTCGCCGCCATGCAGGCGACCACAGGTTGA
- a CDS encoding amidohydrolase family protein has product MRMRRGAMVVAMALVARDGRGQAAPPADLVLYNGAVLTVDASDRVAEAVAVRGSRIVAVGTTQEVLRLAGPATRRIDLKGRAVTPGLMDAHGHFSGGAGDLDLLDLSYPKVRSIRELVDSVRVRARAGGAGTWITGRGWDEGKFTERRLPTAADLAAAAGGRPVWLVQTMGHYGVASPEALRLAGITKDTRDPPGGTIDRGPDGAPTGVLKESAMGLVSRLVPRGTRTQLEAGMAALARQFNAEGMTGVKDPGIRQETWDAYRAVQSRGELSLRVFTLWHGGRTLESAREVATRIAPTTRPYESTGDDHLISGGVKLYIDGSGGARTAWLYNDWNKDFRGVDTGNTGYPTTDPAIVRQQIRLLHDAGLHVSVHSIGDRGIDWTVDSYAEALRATPRAGLRHGIIHANIPTDHAITVMADLQKRFDAAIPEPSATFMWWIGDTYSSNFGEQRSLRLNPFRTFQRQGVRWANGSDFGVTPFPARYGIWAAVAREPLLGVNGKTPFGLAESVDVRTALRAVTIEVARQMFLESKVGSIEVGKYADLAVWDRDPYTAATAQLKDMQCQLTVFNGRVVFDRSTSIPRP; this is encoded by the coding sequence ATGCGCATGCGTCGTGGGGCAATGGTTGTGGCGATGGCCCTCGTCGCCCGTGACGGTCGCGGGCAGGCCGCTCCCCCGGCTGACCTGGTGCTGTACAACGGTGCCGTCCTGACCGTGGATGCGAGTGACCGGGTGGCCGAGGCCGTCGCCGTGCGTGGCTCGCGCATCGTGGCCGTCGGCACGACGCAGGAGGTCCTGCGGCTTGCCGGCCCTGCGACGCGGCGGATCGACTTGAAGGGCCGGGCGGTCACACCGGGGCTGATGGACGCCCACGGGCACTTCTCGGGAGGCGCGGGGGACCTGGATCTGCTGGACCTGTCTTATCCAAAGGTCCGCAGCATCCGGGAGCTGGTGGATAGCGTCCGCGTGCGCGCGCGCGCCGGCGGTGCGGGCACCTGGATCACCGGCCGCGGCTGGGACGAAGGGAAGTTCACCGAGCGTCGGCTCCCAACGGCGGCCGACCTCGCCGCTGCCGCAGGGGGTCGTCCGGTCTGGCTGGTCCAGACCATGGGACATTACGGCGTGGCGAGCCCGGAGGCGTTGCGCCTGGCCGGGATCACGAAGGACACGCGGGACCCGCCAGGCGGCACGATCGATCGCGGGCCAGACGGCGCGCCGACGGGTGTCCTGAAGGAGTCGGCGATGGGGCTCGTGAGTCGCCTCGTCCCACGCGGCACACGGACGCAGCTCGAGGCCGGGATGGCGGCCCTCGCCAGGCAGTTCAATGCGGAGGGAATGACCGGGGTCAAGGATCCGGGCATTCGCCAGGAGACCTGGGATGCCTATCGCGCCGTCCAGTCGCGTGGGGAACTCTCGCTTCGCGTCTTTACCCTCTGGCATGGTGGGCGCACGCTGGAATCCGCCAGGGAAGTGGCGACGCGCATCGCCCCGACCACCCGGCCTTACGAGTCAACGGGGGATGATCACCTCATCTCCGGCGGTGTGAAGCTGTACATCGATGGCTCGGGCGGGGCGCGCACCGCGTGGCTGTACAACGACTGGAACAAGGACTTCCGCGGCGTGGACACCGGGAACACCGGGTACCCCACCACGGACCCGGCTATCGTGCGGCAACAGATCCGCCTGCTTCACGACGCCGGACTGCACGTCTCCGTTCATTCGATCGGAGACCGCGGGATCGACTGGACGGTCGACAGTTACGCCGAGGCGTTGCGCGCGACGCCTCGTGCCGGGCTGCGGCACGGGATCATCCACGCGAACATCCCGACGGACCATGCGATCACGGTCATGGCCGACCTCCAGAAGCGGTTCGATGCGGCGATTCCCGAGCCATCCGCGACCTTCATGTGGTGGATCGGCGACACATACTCCTCCAACTTTGGCGAGCAGCGGTCGTTGCGCCTCAATCCCTTCCGGACCTTCCAGCGCCAGGGCGTGCGTTGGGCCAACGGTTCCGACTTCGGGGTGACTCCCTTTCCGGCACGCTACGGGATCTGGGCGGCCGTCGCCCGGGAGCCGCTGCTCGGCGTCAACGGCAAGACGCCGTTTGGCCTTGCCGAGTCCGTCGATGTGCGGACCGCGCTCCGGGCGGTGACGATCGAGGTGGCACGGCAGATGTTCCTCGAGAGCAAGGTCGGTTCGATCGAGGTGGGCAAGTACGCCGACCTGGCGGTCTGGGACCGGGATCCGTACACCGCCGCGACCGCGCAACTGAAGGACATGCAGTGCCAGCTCACGGTGTTTAACGGCCGGGTGGTGTTTGACCGGTCGACCTCCATTCCCCGTCCGTAA
- the paaZ gene encoding phenylacetic acid degradation bifunctional protein PaaZ, giving the protein MRLRNYTLGQWVEGSGSPTDLFHAVTGEKIAEASSAGLDFGAMADYARRVGGPKLRAMTFHQRALMLKEMARYLMERKDALYAVSAATGATKADSWIDIDGGIGTLFVYASKGRREFPNETFHVDGPMEGISKGGTFVGRHICVPLEGVAVHINAFNFPCWGMLEKLSPSLLAGVPAIVKPATLTSFLTEAMFRMMVESEIFPEGAIQLICGSAGNLLDQLGCQDAVAFTGSADTGRKLKQHPNIVEHSVRFNMEADSLNCSILGPDATPGTEEFDLFIKEVAREMTSKAGQKCTAIRRTIVPDRVMEDVVKALSKRLAGVTVGDPSVDGVKMGPLAGRAQVSEVQRALDGIRGGAEVVFAQEGALVGATAERGAFFPITLLACNAPLSQTQAHDIEAFGPVNTVMPYTNVADAVTLARLGKGSLVGSVFTADDRVARELVLGVAPFHGRVYIQNRHGAKESTGHGSPLPHLVHGGPGRAGGGEEMGGARGVMHYMQRTALQGSPTTITAITNEWMPGAAQPTDRIHPFRKHFEELAIGETLVTHRRTITEADIVMFTGVSHDTFYAHTDEIAARESPLFGKRVAHGYFVLSAAAGLFVDPAPGPVLANYGLESLRFTKPVYAGDTIRATLTCKQKTAKETPVDGPPQGVVAWEVHVHNQDNDLVLTYTILTLIRRLPTPS; this is encoded by the coding sequence ATGCGACTCCGTAACTACACGCTCGGCCAATGGGTCGAGGGATCGGGCAGTCCGACCGACCTCTTTCACGCCGTCACGGGCGAAAAGATTGCCGAAGCCAGCTCGGCCGGGCTCGATTTCGGCGCGATGGCCGACTACGCACGTCGTGTTGGGGGTCCCAAGCTGCGCGCGATGACGTTCCACCAGCGCGCCCTCATGCTCAAGGAGATGGCGCGCTACCTGATGGAGCGGAAAGACGCGCTGTATGCGGTCTCCGCGGCCACCGGGGCGACCAAGGCCGACTCCTGGATTGATATCGACGGGGGAATCGGGACGCTTTTTGTGTACGCGAGCAAGGGACGGCGGGAGTTCCCCAACGAGACCTTCCATGTGGATGGCCCCATGGAGGGGATCTCCAAGGGCGGCACCTTTGTCGGGCGGCATATCTGCGTCCCCCTCGAAGGGGTCGCCGTGCATATCAACGCTTTCAACTTTCCCTGCTGGGGGATGCTGGAAAAGCTCTCTCCGTCGCTGCTCGCCGGGGTGCCGGCGATCGTTAAGCCAGCCACACTGACCTCGTTCCTCACCGAGGCCATGTTCCGGATGATGGTCGAGAGTGAGATCTTCCCCGAGGGCGCGATTCAGCTGATCTGTGGTAGCGCGGGCAACCTGCTCGACCAGCTGGGGTGCCAGGATGCCGTGGCATTTACCGGCAGCGCCGACACCGGGCGCAAGCTCAAGCAGCACCCGAACATCGTGGAGCACTCGGTGCGGTTCAACATGGAGGCCGATTCGCTGAACTGCTCCATCCTGGGTCCGGATGCCACACCGGGGACCGAGGAATTCGACCTGTTCATCAAGGAGGTCGCGCGCGAGATGACCTCCAAGGCGGGGCAGAAGTGCACGGCGATTCGCCGCACCATCGTTCCGGATCGGGTCATGGAAGATGTCGTCAAGGCGTTGAGCAAGCGCCTGGCCGGGGTCACGGTGGGTGACCCGTCGGTGGACGGAGTGAAGATGGGTCCGCTGGCCGGCCGCGCCCAGGTGAGCGAGGTGCAACGGGCGCTGGATGGGATCCGAGGGGGAGCCGAGGTGGTCTTTGCGCAGGAGGGTGCGCTGGTGGGGGCCACGGCCGAGCGCGGGGCGTTCTTCCCGATCACGTTGCTCGCGTGCAACGCGCCGCTGTCGCAGACCCAGGCGCACGACATCGAGGCCTTCGGGCCGGTGAATACCGTGATGCCCTACACTAACGTGGCCGACGCGGTGACCCTGGCCCGCCTCGGGAAGGGTTCGTTGGTGGGGTCGGTCTTTACGGCGGATGACCGTGTGGCGCGGGAGCTCGTGCTCGGGGTGGCGCCCTTCCACGGCCGCGTCTACATCCAGAATCGTCACGGGGCCAAGGAGTCGACTGGGCACGGGTCCCCGCTGCCGCACCTGGTCCACGGTGGCCCGGGACGCGCTGGTGGCGGCGAGGAGATGGGCGGGGCGCGTGGGGTGATGCACTACATGCAGCGCACCGCGCTGCAGGGCTCACCGACCACCATCACGGCGATCACCAATGAGTGGATGCCGGGGGCGGCCCAGCCCACGGACCGGATCCATCCGTTCCGCAAGCACTTCGAGGAACTCGCGATCGGTGAGACACTCGTCACGCACCGCCGGACGATCACCGAGGCGGACATCGTGATGTTCACCGGAGTCTCCCACGACACCTTTTACGCCCACACCGACGAGATCGCCGCGCGGGAGTCGCCGCTCTTCGGCAAGCGGGTGGCGCACGGCTACTTCGTGCTGTCGGCGGCGGCCGGGCTCTTTGTCGATCCGGCGCCGGGACCGGTGCTCGCAAACTACGGACTGGAGAGCCTCCGGTTCACCAAACCGGTGTATGCGGGTGACACGATCCGGGCGACGCTCACCTGCAAGCAGAAGACCGCCAAGGAGACGCCGGTCGACGGGCCTCCCCAAGGGGTGGTCGCGTGGGAAGTCCACGTGCATAACCAGGACAACGACCTGGTGTTGACCTACACGATTCTCACCCTGATTCGCCGGCTTCCCACGCCGAGCTGA